The Primulina eburnea isolate SZY01 chromosome 18, ASM2296580v1, whole genome shotgun sequence genome segment TCAAGATACATAATGTTGGAATATTTCGGGTTTTATATGCCGGGCAAAACAATAAAGCAGGTCCCATATATCTCCTTTCTTTTCTTGCTCAACTTCCTTAGTGCAGTAACAAGAAATATGGAGTGTAACTATGAATCATAGGTATAAAAGAGAATAATTCGACGTACGTTTAAATTGATTTGTAGCTCCGCATTTGCTTGTGGAGCTGGCATCGCACGACTGACTTTGTCACGTACTCTCGTTCTTCTATTACCATCTACAGTAAGAGGTTTCCCACCTAAACCTCGTAGCCTGCACAAGAACATGCTGTAAAACATGACTAGTAGTGGCAAAAGTATAGTTCAAAGATGGAATAGTCAAGAAAAAGTACCTCCTGGCTTCTTCGTCCTTCAATTTGATATCCATTTCTTTGCTTGGAGGAAACTTAGGTAAGCTCGACGGTTCACAAGCATAAGGTTCAGTGGTAAAAAACTGGTCAAACAAAACATGTCATTTCCCCTCGAAAAAATTTACGACAATCATGCTCTAGATTCCAAGAAAAAATATTGTCATGCATAAATAAAAAGAGAGCTCTATCACGGAAATGCTTCACGAAGCTACATAGCAGAATTTTTCCCCATTTAGGCTAAAAATAACTTACTTCACTATTTAAGGCTGCAGTGGCGGTGTCTCGAGCATCGGGATCTATTGCAAGAAGATTTTCTATAAGAGCCAGAGATGATGATGGAAAATCCTTAAAAGTCTCGGTTATGCATCGCTTATAAAGTTGTTGAGGCTTATATAGAGTTGCATTCACAAATCTCGATCTCTTCCAGTATTCATCGGATGGAGAACCACATAGTTTAAATACTTTGTGCAGTTGCTCCacctacaaaagaaaaataaatatataatgaaaatatgatgttggagATATGCCTTTAACGAGTTCACACAATTAAAAATTGATGTATAAAAGCGCAGATGAAAAACAAATTCACGAGAATGATATGGTTTTTATTTACTTTAATGGTTTTACTATTATTAAATTTGTTAACAGAAGTACCTCTGTCCGTCCCCGTAATATTGGTTTCCCAGCAAGCAGCTCCGCCAGGACACAGCCAGCACTCCACAAATCTACACCAACTCCATAATAAGTGGCCCCTAGTAAAAGCTCTGGAGGACGATACCATAGTGTGACTACTCGGCTCGTCATTGGTTTCTTAagttgaggatcaaagaaagaAGCCAACCCAAAATCGGCAATTTTTAAGATCCCATCATTGTCTATAAGTAAATTCGAGCATTTAATGTCCCGGTGTAAGACACCATTGTCGTGGCAATGCTCAAGACCAGAAAGTAATTGTTTCATATAGCATTTGATCTGTACCAGGAGACACAAAGATATCAAAGGCCAGCTAAATGAAGCCCAAGTCCTTGTTTTCGAGAATATGACAAGAAAATTGTCGTGAATTTACATGCTTTGGAAAATGAAAAACACTGTTCGATCTTGTTTCACTTATCCAGCTTTTGACATGAACTCTATTTGATGCCAAATACTAGAGAAGGAAAACATATAAGCAACGTTATAGAATTTTGCTTGAACTAAAAAAGGATCCATATCCAAGATATTTGGCATCACTGAGGGAAATAGAAAGTTTTTAGTCACTCAAAGTGGTCACCAATTCCGCGAGATGCTCCAATGACCACTAGGGAGAGAAGCAGTTTACTTCTACAAAAGGACAAAAGTAAGTTGTTGGATTTATAAGTATGTTCAATGACAGTGTAAGCAATGTTGTATCAGCAGTGGCCACCTTAACTTCTAGGATTTGGGGTCAATGATCAAGAAAGATAAATCAGTGGCATCCAAAAAGCACATGATGCAAACCCAATATGAATCTCATCAAAAAATCCAAATGCCTCGGTCGCCTCAATACCAGAAGTCACGATCACTCATCAGTAATTAGAACTAAAGATATGGAAgtccaaaaattcaaaatagatGGCACATAATATTCACTTTTGACATTAAATAAACACGAGCTAAATCGTGCCTAGATGCCAAACAGTTACGTTTgaatttgtaaaccatttaactCTTTGCTGCCGGATTAAACCCATCTAATATACAGAAAATACAAATATAAAAACAAAGCAACCTTTTTTTCTTCCTTCAGGAGTTATTTACCTGAGGTTCGGTGAACTTGACAGTCTGGACAGCAGCAAGGCCAGCAAGATCATGCTCCATGTACTCAAAAACAAGGTAAAGACTGCAAGAAATTCGGGATATAACCAAGCCTTCAAGCTTAATTACATTGGGATGATTTAGCCTTCTCAGCACGAGTATTTCTCTAGACATAAACCTTACTGTCTCGGGATCTAAGTTATCAAACCTTACTTTCTTAAGAGCCACTACCTTCCCAGTGATCAAGTCCCTGGCCTTGTACACATTGCTGTATGTTCCCTGGCCAATCTAAACAACAAACCCAAAACATTCTGAA includes the following:
- the LOC140819972 gene encoding probable serine/threonine-protein kinase At1g54610, which produces MGCVLGKTTSGQREARRKQKTDARRSSENDAVTAENDVGRRGKKKKTIEEVPAAADTRWNLSAAVPEFKLKTGTAADEWPPWLLDVAGHAIQDWKPRRANTFEKLEKIGQGTYSNVYKARDLITGKVVALKKVRFDNLDPETVRFMSREILVLRRLNHPNVIKLEGLVISRISCSLYLVFEYMEHDLAGLAAVQTVKFTEPQIKCYMKQLLSGLEHCHDNGVLHRDIKCSNLLIDNDGILKIADFGLASFFDPQLKKPMTSRVVTLWYRPPELLLGATYYGVGVDLWSAGCVLAELLAGKPILRGRTEVEQLHKVFKLCGSPSDEYWKRSRFVNATLYKPQQLYKRCITETFKDFPSSSLALIENLLAIDPDARDTATAALNSEFFTTEPYACEPSSLPKFPPSKEMDIKLKDEEARRLRGLGGKPLTVDGNRRTRVRDKVSRAMPAPQANAELQINLNRLRVMSDIKAKSKSEKFPPPHQDGAVGHPLDSSQIGPESFAGADPSFSSSIFETKPSRSFRDVASKSAASSRRKKKEEPHRAPPRRFINALYPSSISWSMDFMFRSRRAA